In Paludibaculum fermentans, the genomic stretch GAATGATCCGGCGGACTCACCGAAGATCGTGATGTTGTTGGGGTCACCGCCGAAGGCCTTGATGTTGTGTTTGACCCAGCGTAGCGCTTCAGCCTGGTCCATCAGGCCGTAGTTGCCGGAGGCGTTGTGGCCGGACTCCTTTGTGAGTTCGGGGTGGGCGAAGAAGCCGAAGATGCCCATGCGGTAGTTCACACTGACGACGATCACGCCTTTGGTGGCGAGGACTTCGCCGTCCTGGCGAGGCTCGGATGAACCGCCCGCCTGGAAGCCACCGCCGTGGACCCAGAACATGATCGGCAGCTTCTCCCTGGCGGATTTGGCGGGGGTCCAGATGTTGAGGGTGAGGCAGTCTTCGCTGGGGCCAGGGTCCCGGAAGATCATGTCGTCGTAGATGCGGGCCTGCATGCAACGCGCGCCGAAGGCGGTGGCAGGGCGGACACCTTTCCACTTCGCTACAGGCAGGGGCGCCTTCCAACGGAGGTTGCCGACAGGCGGGGCGGCAAAGGGGACGCCTTTGAAGGTGCGGATGGCGGGGTTGGTTCCGGGAGCGCCTACGAGGGTGCCGGAGGCCGTGCGGACGCGGTCGGCGGCAGTCATGGAAAGAAGCGCCATGGGAACGAGGGTGACTAGGGCGGTGATGCGCATGTTGATGAACCTGGGTTATGAGACCCGAGGACAGTTTATGACATGCGGGGGTGGGCGTGGCGGGCGAGCCGGATTCAGTTCGGCGATATTCAGAGGGGCGGAGATCGGGTGGGCCAGAGAGAGAGTGGGCCCTGGGACTAGCGCAACTGGCTGATGCGGCCGCGGGCGATGCGGCGGACGAAATCGAGGTCGCCATCGAGGAAGTCGTAGTCGGGGAGAACGGCGGGCGTTTCCCAGAGGATCTGCTCGAAAGTTTTTGGTTGGGGCTCCCCGGTGTAGGTGTCTACCTTGTGAAACAGGAGGATCAGCGGGGGGCGGCCTTGCGCCGAATGCTCGTACCGGGCGATCTCGGGACCGATCACGGCTTCTATGCCGAGTTCCTCCCGGAGCTCACGCCGCAGGGCTTGTTTGGGGGTTTCGCCGACTTCCACCTTGCCGCCAGGGAACTCCCACTTGAGGCCGTGACGGTCTTTCGCCATACGCTGGCCTATGAGCAGCTTGCCGTCTTGCTGGAGGACGCCAGCGACCACGATCATTGTGCGCACCATGCAGGGTGAGTAAAGATGGAGGAAACCTTAAACCATTGTACAGCGAACAGCTTCTCGAACATTTCCAGAATCCGCGCAATGCAGGGGTGCTGCCGGATCCGGCCCTCACCGTCAACGTGGAGAATCCTGCCTGTGGAGACCGGTTGCGGCTCTCGGCCCGGGTGGAGGACGGGGTTGTCACGGCCGCGATGTTCCAGGTGCGGGGGTGCACGGCTTCTATCGCTTGCGGGTCGGCCTTAACGGTTTGGCTGACAGGCCGGCGAGTGGATGAGGTGTCGCGATGCAAGGGATCGGAGATTGCCGCGGCGGTGGAAGGATTGGTCGGCGGGCTGGCTAACGAGTCTAAACACGCCGCGCTGTTGATGGCGGACGGGGTGGCGGGGTTGATTCGGGCCGCTCGGGCGAGCTGATTTTCCGGTTGGCGGGATTGGTCGCGGTGGGGGGACGTTCCGGCTCCGGTCACCAGGGGGTGAAATCAGTTTGCGACTTTTCATCGCTTTTGGCCAGAGCGGAACGTCCCCACACGCACTAGGGTTTCTTGAACGACTCGGGTTTCACTCCAGTGTTCAGCTTGCGTTCAGCGATGGTGCGGTCGAGGACCTTCTGGCCGTTCTGCAGAGTGACTTCATGGAACGGGAGGGTCAGGCCCTCCACCGGGCGAAAGTCGCTGAGCTGCACTTCCGTCTCGGCCGGGCCGCTCATGCCGATGCTGCTGTAAGCCATCTTCACCAGTTGGTGGCTGGCGGGGTCGAAGGTCAGTTTGGCTTCGAAATCACCCTTCTTCCAATTCACAGTCGTGTCGTCGATGGCCTGGACCTCGGCTTCTCCGGCGGCTGCCGCGAGAAGCAGGCCCATCCCACCGCCGGCAGCAGGGATCCCCTTGCGCAGTTCCCCCGCCAGGTTGGGCGGGAGGTCCTGTGCCTGCGGGCCCTGGGCGGCCCAGGCGTTGGCGCCGTCGACTGATTCCGTGATGACGCCCACAGGCAGCTTCATCACCATCTTGTAGTAAGCCGGGTAGAGGACGGATTCCTCGGAGTCACCGTCGAAGGAGGCCTGAGGCATGGTCAGCTTGATCTTACCCGTCAGCACCTGATCTTTCACCGCTGCAGCTTTTTCCTGACCGCCCAGCGCGGTGAGAGCGGCGGCAATCAGCGCTTTGCCTTTAGTGGCGGCTTCGGGGCTGGCTGCGGACGCGGCGGCCTTCACCTTGACCATGTCAGGCGCGGTGAGGTCGAGATCCTCCGCCTTGATGATGCGGGTGGGTCCGTAGGCTTGGAGTTCCTTGGAGAACTCCTTCGCGTTGCCGACGGCGACGATGGTGAGTTTGTCGGTCTCCAGGAACTTCTGGAGTGAGGCGGACATCTGCTCGCGGGTGAGGGCCTGGAGGCGTTCGCGGAATTTCGGGTAGTAGTCGTCGGGCAGGCCGTAGACTGCGGTGGTGAGGACGCGGCCGGCGACAGCGGCGGCCGTCTCAATGCCGACCGCGAACGAACCCATAAGGTAGGCCTTGGCCTCGTCGAATTCTTCCTTCGTGGCCGGATTCTGCTTGAACTCCTGGAGGAGGTCGACCAGCATGCGGATGGCATCGGCCGTCTTTTCGGTACGGGTGAAGGTGGACGCCTGGAAGGTGCCGGTCTGGCGGGCGGGCTCAAAGGAGGAGTTCGCACCGTAGGTGAGGCCTTCGTTGGCGCGGAGCTTCATGTTCAGGCGGGAGTTGAAACTGCCGCCGAAGATCTGGTTGGCAACGTAGAGAGCAAGATAGTCGGGGCTGTTGCGAGGTACGCCGAGGTGGCCGACGATGATCTGGGTCTGCACGGCGTTCGGCATGTCGACGATGACGACCTGCGGTTTGGGCGCGGGCGGCGCGGGCAGTTTGGCATCGGGCGCGGCAGCGGCTTCCCAGGATCCGAAGTACTTTTCGACGAGCGCGAACGCTTCGTCGGGGGTGACGTCGCCCGCGACGGCCATCCAGGCGCGGCCGGGCGCATAGTTCGCCTTATAGAACGAGACGATGTCCTCGCGCTTGATATTGCGCAGGGTCACGGGCGTGCCGTCACCGGGGTAGGCGTAGGGGTGGGTGCCGAGCAGGGCTCGGGAGGCGCTTGCGGGGGCAAGGTACTCCGCGCTGGAGTAGGAGACCTGCAGGTTGGATTGCGCCTGGCGCATGGCGCGATCGATCTCTTCCTGGGAGAAGGCCGGGTTGCGCGTCATGTCCGCCAGGAGTTCCATGCCCAGCGAAGAATAAGACTTCATGAAGGTCATGCCGAGCGTGGCCACGTCGTCACCGGCTCCGGCGGAGAGGGAGCCGCCCGCGTTGTCGGCAAGCTTGGCCAGATCCTGCGCGGAGCGGGTAGTGGTGCCCTCGTGGAGCAGCGATGCGGTCATATTGGCGAGACCGGACTTCTCTGGCGGGGCGTAGGCGCCACCGGCGATGACCTGGAGAGAAGCCGAAAGAAGCGGCAGGCGGTGATCCTCGATGACGAAGACTTTCAGCCCGTTGGGGAGGGTCTTAGAGGCCACCTTCGGAAATTCGTAGGGGCGCGGCGCGGTGGGGGCGGGAGGAGTCATCTTTGGCTTGGCAGGAGGCGCGGGCTTGGCGACAGCGAGGGGATTCACCTTGGGCGGTTGTGTGGGTTGAGCGGTCTGGGCCGAGGCCAGAATGGAGACGAGCGCGGGGAGCAGGATCGTGGTGAAACGCATGGTTGGATCCTCTGTTACTGCTTGGGCTCCGGCGTCTTGGGCGCTTCGGCCTCGGGATAGACCCAGAGCTTGGTCTGGTTGGACTTGGCCAGGTACTTCTTGGCAACGCGCAGGACGTCAGCGGCAGTGACCTTGCGGTAGTTCTCGAGTTCGGTGTTGTAGCGCTCGGGGTCGCCCAGAAGAACTGAGCACTTACCGAGGAAGTCGGCCTTGGCCTGGACGCCTTCGCGGCCGATGATGAACCCGGCGATCGTCTGATTCTTAGCCTTGGCGAGCTCTTCGTCGGTGACAGGCTTCTCGGTCATCTCCTGGAAGGTGTACTCGAGGCTGTTGGAGACTTCCTTGATGTTTTTACCCTGGTTCACCACGGCGAAGCCGAAGAAGACGGACGGACCTTCGAGGAAAAGGCCTTCACCCTGTGCGGCGACAGCGGACTGTTCGTCGTAGACCAAGCGCTTGTAGAGGCGCGAGGACTGGCCGGTGGAGAGGATGGAAGACGCGATCTCGAGGGCGTAGGAGTCGGGGTGGCCGAGCGGCGGAAGGTGGTAAGCGCTGACGACTGCGTCGAGGGGTACGTTTTTGTACTTAATGGTGGTCTCGCGGGCGGCGGTCTGGACCGGCTCAGTGGCCGTGACGCGGGGGATAGGCTTGCCTTTGGGGATCGACGAGAAGTGCTTATCGATGAGGGCGATGGCTTCCTTGGCGTCGAAGTCGCCGACCGCGACTATGGTGGCGTTGTTGGGGACGTAGAAGAGGTCGTGGAACTCCTTGACGTCCTCGACGGTGGCCTTGTTCAGGTCTTCCATCGAGCCTATGGGGAGGTGCTTGTACGGGTACTGGGTGTAAGTCTTGGCCAGCACGTCCTCAAAGATCAGGCCGTAGGGCGGATTCTCGAAGCGCAGGCGGCGCTCTTCCTTGACGACTTCGCGTTCCTTCTTAAAGTTGGCGTCGGAGACATCGAGGGAGGACAGGCGGTCGGCTTCCAGCCAGAGCATGCGCTCCAGGTAGTTGGAGGGGAAGGTTTCCCAATAGACCGTCTGATCGAAGCTGGTGTAGGCGTTGACTTGGCCACCCGCCTCGCGGACATAGCGCATATGCTCTTCGGGGCCAACATTCTTGGAGCCACGGAACATGAGGTGCTCGAACAAGTGAGCGAAACCGGTGCGGCCGGTCTTCTCGTCCTTGGAGCCGACATGGAACCAGACCTGAAGGTTGGTGACCGGGCGCGAGTGATCCTCGGCGAGGACGACCTTGAGGCCATTGGGGAGTTCGTGGCGGAGGATCTTGAGTGGGGGTGGGGTATCGGCAGCAAAGCCCGTCATAGTCATAGTGAGAGCAGCCAGGGGTGCGAGGCACAACACGCGCAGGTTGGGTGCGGAGTGACGGCTGGATTGGAGCAGCATATAGCGGTATCCACAGGTTACGGATTTGCCTTGAGGGTAGCAGATTGCGGGGAAACCGGTCTAAGCAGGTGGAAATGTTACGAGTGTAGGAGCAGCGATGCGGTGTTGCGAGATTGGTGCGGGGGTGCCGCGAGGCCGCACAGCAGCACCCCTCCAGTGGTCCGGCTGTCCCCCAGGGCTTTTAACCCGCCCCTTCTTCAGCCGTCCCTCCGAACTCCGCCGGCTCTCCTCCGAGCCGGCGCCCACAGTCTCCGATTCCAGTTCCACAGGGGGTTTCTAGAGGCGCCCTCCAGCCCAACGGCCTAACCGGCGCGAATCTCTCCTCCGATCTTCGCGTGGCATTCAGCCGCTGAACCTATCCGTCCAGAAACCCCTCAGCGGGCCTTTGGAATCGACCCACTGCTCTAATAAGCAGGTTCAGTGCCAAAGTCACCACCCCTCAATGTTGTTGAAAAATAGGGAGGCTCACTAAGGTATTTGCAGGGGTTGTACAGTGTGTAGTCAGACGCTGTCCAGACCTTGGACAGCGGGGTGTGTACAGGGTAGACTAACGGATTGTCATGGTAAGCCAGCTGCCAGCATCGGAAAAGCTCGCGGCGATTCTGCGCATTAGCCAGCGCATGAACTCGGAGCGAGACCTGCACCAACTGCTGGACCTGGTGGCCGAAGAGGGGGCGCGGCTTCTGGGCGCCGAGCGGGCCAGCATCTTCCTGCTGAGTGAAGACGGCCGCGAACTGACATCAAAGGTAGCGCTGGGCAGTACGGAGATGATCAGGCTGGACTCGAAGCAGGGGATCGCGGGGACGGTGGTATCGACCTGCGAGGAGATCTGTGTCGACGACGCCTACGGGGATACGCGGTTCTACCAGGGAGTGGACGAGCGCAGCGGCTACCGGACGAAGAACATGCTGGCAGTGCCGTTGACCGACCTGGATGGGCGTGCGATTGGCGCATTCGAGATCCTGAACAAGCGCGAAGGGATCTTCGACGAAGAGGATAAGCAGATCACGCGGGCCCTGGCGGCCAGTGCGGCGATCGCCATCCAGACGGCAAAGTTCATTGCGGAGTTGCAGCGGCACCGGGTGCGGTTGGAAGACGAGAATCGCAACCTGTTGCGGGAGTTGGGCGGGAAGCTGCCGGGCAAGACAATCCTGGGTTCACATCCAAAGATCGAAGAGCTGCGGCGGATGATCGAGCGGGTGGCGGACGCCGAGGTCACGGTGCTGATCACGGGTGAGAGTGGGACGGGCAAGGATCTGATCGCACGGTCGCTGCATTTTGCGAGTCCGCGGGCAGCGCGGCCGTTTGTCGCACTGAACTGCGCGGCTTTGCCGGAAACCCTGGTGGAGACCGAGCTCTTCGGTGTAGAGAAGGGTGTGGCGACGGGGGTGGACCGGCGAGCGGGCAAGTTCGAGTCGGCGCATGGCGGGACGCTGTTCCTGGACGAGATCGGCGACCTGAGCCTGGCGGCGCAGGCGAAGATCCTGCGGGTGCTGCAGGAGCGGATGGTGGAACGAATTGGCGGTCGGACCCCAATCCCGGTGGACGTGCGGGTGATTGCGGCCACGAATAAGGATCTGGCCGAGGCGATTCAGAAGAATCTGTTCCGCGAGGATCTGTTTTACCGGCTGAATGTGATTCATCTGCGGACGACGCCGCTACGGCAGATGTCGGCGGACATTCCGGCCCTGGCTGCAATGCTGCTGCAGAGGATCGCGGAAGAGATGCGGCGTCCCGTGCTGGGCTTGTCGAGAGCGGCGCTGGGCGCGCTGGCGGGCTACCGTTGGCCGGGCAATATCCGGCAACTGGAGAACGAGCTGCGGCGGGCCATGGTGGTGGCGCGAGGCGCGATGATCGAGCCGGAGGATTTCTCTGAGGCGCTGCAGGGATCGCCGGACACCGCCGCGGCGGAGCAGGCGGCCGGGCGAGGTTTGCAGGAAGAGATTGAAGATCTGGAGCGCCGACGGATTCAGGAAGCGATGGCGCGGCACGGCCAGAACCAGCAGAAGACGGCGCGGGCGCTGGGACTCAGCCGCCAAGGGTTGATCAACAAGTTGAAGCGGTATGGCATCAAAGCCACCGCTGCGGAGGAAGAGCAAGGTGGCCAATCAGGCTAGGATGGGCGGTACGTCGTCGGCGCATGACCGGATTTCGCATCACACATCGTGGGCGACACGCCGGATTACGGCGGTGCTGTTGAGTATCTGGATCGGCGGGATTCTGCTGGTGTCGCTGGTGGCGCCGGCGGGCTACCGCTCAGTGGACAGCACGATGGCGAGGCCGCCGCAGCATATCGCGAAAGCGATGCAACAGCTGGGGCAGACGCCGATGCGGGACATACTGCAATACCAGGCATCGGAGGCGAACCGCGTTGTGCTGGAGTGGTGGGGCCTGTTGCAGATGGCGGCCGGGCTGTCGGTATTTCTGCTGTTGCTGTTCATGAGTACGGCGGGGCGGCCGGCATTGGGCATATCCCTGGGGATGCTGCTGATGTCGCTGCTGGAGGAGTTCTTCCTGATTCCACGCATTTCCCAGATCGGCCAGGACATTCAGGTGACGAATCCGGCGCGTGCGGCGGAGATGGCGGCGAAGATACGGGCGCTGCACCTGGGCTTCACGGCGTTCGAGATGGTGGTGGTGCTACTGGGCGCGATTCTTCTTGGGCTGCTTCTTCGCAGCAGGCCTGGGTTCAGCGGGAGCCGGAGCGGGCTCAGGGGCGACGGCGTCGAGGCCTAGGTCGAGCTGGATATGATCGATGACGCCGATCACGGCGGAGTCGATTGGCGCGATTTTGAGTCCGACGGTGGTGAAAGCCGCGAAGCCGTCCTGCACGAGCAGAACGCGGTCACCAATGCCGGCGCTGACGCTATCTACGGCGATGACGGGCATGCCGCGATGCGAGCCGTCGAGGTCCAGCGGTTGGACGAGAAGCAACTTCTTCCCCTCATGCGAAGGGTGCTTCTGGGTGGCGGTAATGTCTCCGATGACACGGGCAATCAGCATCAGAGGTGCTCCTCCGTCCTGGGCTTGCCGAGGTTCAGCTCGTCAACGATCCCAACGATGGTGGCATCGGACGGGACTTCAGCGTCGGTAAAGGGGAAGGACGCCTCCTTGCCGCGGACCCAGTAAATGAGTTCGCCGGAGCCGGCGCCGGTGCAATCTGTACAGATGATGGCGCGGCCCGTGAGCGAGAGGTCGGCTTTGACGGGTTGGACGATGAGCAGGCGCTGGCCGGTGAGGCCCAGGTTTTTCACGCTGGACCAGACGCAACCCACGACTCGGCCTAATTGCACGTGTGGATCCCTTTAGCGGCCTGTGTCCATGGAAACGTTGTCGACGATGCCTACGATGACGCAGTCGACCGGTTTGTCCTTGCAGCCTTCAGCCATGCGCGCGCTGCTGCCGGCGACGGTGATGACCAGTTCGCGAAAACCGGCGCTGACGGTATCGATGGCGACCAGATAGCCTGCCTCGTCCTTGCCGTCGGGGGTGACGGGCTTGATGATAAGGAGTTTGTGCCCCTCAAGTCTGGGGTCTTTGCGGGTGGCAACAATTGTGCCGACCACACGGCCGAGCGTCATTTCAGTTTCCTTCCCGGCCTATTTCGACGACTTGCCGATAGGCAGGATAGCTTCGAGGCTCGGATGGGGCCGGGGGATGACGTGGACGGCGACGAGTTCGCCGACACGGCGGGCGGCGGCGGCGCCGGCATCCGTAGCGGCGCGAACGGCGGCCACATCGCCACGGACGAGCGCGGTGACGTAGCCCGAACCGATCTTTTCCCAACCGACCAAATTCACATTGGCGGCTTTCACCATTGCGTCAGCGGCCTCGACCATGGAGACCAGACCGCGGCATTCCACCATTCCAAGCGCATCACCCATCGAAGTATCCTCTCTGCCACCTCACCCAGCCGCGCGGGCGGCGGATCAGGCAACGCCTCGCGACCGCAACACTTCCTCGACCAGCGCGATGAGTTCCTCGCGCGTGACCTCGAATTTACCATTAGACCGCACTGGAGAGCCGGATGGAATGTCCTCGGCGGCGAGCGGGCAACCGGCTTCCAGAGTGGAGCGGGCGTTCACTCCGTAGCGCGTCCGGGACTCGTAGAGCTTGTCGACTTCGATGCGGGGCAGGGCCTTGGCGCCGCCCAGCAACTCGGCCACCAGTGCAATGCGGGCATAGTGCTCGACGGTCTCCATGCGGAAGTAAGCGCTGAAGACGTCCGGACCGTAGCAGACCACCCCGTGATTGGCCATGAGGATGGCGTCGTAGCGGGGGATGTAGGGCTTCAATGGCTCAGTCAGGGCGCTGGTGCCGGGCAGGCCATACTCTGCCAGAGGCACGCAGCCGAGTCCGATGACGACTTCGGGCAGGATGGCCTGGTTGAGAGCGCGGCCAGTGGCGGCGAAACCGGTGGAGACGGGGGGATGCGTGTGAACGACCGCCTGGATGTCGGGCCGCATCTCATAGATGAGCAGGTGCATGGCCAACTCACTGGTGGGCGCTTTCGCGCCGGAAAGCTTGTTGCCCGCCATATCGCAGATGATCAGATCATCCTTGGCGAGCATACCCTTGCTGATGTTGGTGGGGGTGCAGAGGACACGGCCGGAGTCGAGCCGGATCGAGATGTTTCCGTCGTTGGCTGCGATCCAACCTTTTTCGAAGACCAGACGTCCAATTTGGACGATGTCCTCGCGAAGCTCCTGTTCCGTTTTCAACATCTAAAAGTCCAATTGTATCAGACGGGATTTTTAGTCCCTCCGGAAACAGCCTATCGCGCGGTTGCTAGAATGTCGTGGTTAGGAGACCACACTAGATGAAAAATGCTCTTTCGTTGGCAATGACCCTTGGC encodes the following:
- a CDS encoding sigma-54-dependent Fis family transcriptional regulator — translated: MNSERDLHQLLDLVAEEGARLLGAERASIFLLSEDGRELTSKVALGSTEMIRLDSKQGIAGTVVSTCEEICVDDAYGDTRFYQGVDERSGYRTKNMLAVPLTDLDGRAIGAFEILNKREGIFDEEDKQITRALAASAAIAIQTAKFIAELQRHRVRLEDENRNLLRELGGKLPGKTILGSHPKIEELRRMIERVADAEVTVLITGESGTGKDLIARSLHFASPRAARPFVALNCAALPETLVETELFGVEKGVATGVDRRAGKFESAHGGTLFLDEIGDLSLAAQAKILRVLQERMVERIGGRTPIPVDVRVIAATNKDLAEAIQKNLFREDLFYRLNVIHLRTTPLRQMSADIPALAAMLLQRIAEEMRRPVLGLSRAALGALAGYRWPGNIRQLENELRRAMVVARGAMIEPEDFSEALQGSPDTAAAEQAAGRGLQEEIEDLERRRIQEAMARHGQNQQKTARALGLSRQGLINKLKRYGIKATAAEEEQGGQSG
- a CDS encoding M16 family metallopeptidase, with product MRFTTILLPALVSILASAQTAQPTQPPKVNPLAVAKPAPPAKPKMTPPAPTAPRPYEFPKVASKTLPNGLKVFVIEDHRLPLLSASLQVIAGGAYAPPEKSGLANMTASLLHEGTTTRSAQDLAKLADNAGGSLSAGAGDDVATLGMTFMKSYSSLGMELLADMTRNPAFSQEEIDRAMRQAQSNLQVSYSSAEYLAPASASRALLGTHPYAYPGDGTPVTLRNIKREDIVSFYKANYAPGRAWMAVAGDVTPDEAFALVEKYFGSWEAAAAPDAKLPAPPAPKPQVVIVDMPNAVQTQIIVGHLGVPRNSPDYLALYVANQIFGGSFNSRLNMKLRANEGLTYGANSSFEPARQTGTFQASTFTRTEKTADAIRMLVDLLQEFKQNPATKEEFDEAKAYLMGSFAVGIETAAAVAGRVLTTAVYGLPDDYYPKFRERLQALTREQMSASLQKFLETDKLTIVAVGNAKEFSKELQAYGPTRIIKAEDLDLTAPDMVKVKAAASAASPEAATKGKALIAAALTALGGQEKAAAVKDQVLTGKIKLTMPQASFDGDSEESVLYPAYYKMVMKLPVGVITESVDGANAWAAQGPQAQDLPPNLAGELRKGIPAAGGGMGLLLAAAAGEAEVQAIDDTTVNWKKGDFEAKLTFDPASHQLVKMAYSSIGMSGPAETEVQLSDFRPVEGLTLPFHEVTLQNGQKVLDRTIAERKLNTGVKPESFKKP
- a CDS encoding DUF4149 domain-containing protein — its product is MANQARMGGTSSAHDRISHHTSWATRRITAVLLSIWIGGILLVSLVAPAGYRSVDSTMARPPQHIAKAMQQLGQTPMRDILQYQASEANRVVLEWWGLLQMAAGLSVFLLLLFMSTAGRPALGISLGMLLMSLLEEFFLIPRISQIGQDIQVTNPARAAEMAAKIRALHLGFTAFEMVVVLLGAILLGLLLRSRPGFSGSRSGLRGDGVEA
- a CDS encoding M16 family metallopeptidase, whose translation is MLLQSSRHSAPNLRVLCLAPLAALTMTMTGFAADTPPPLKILRHELPNGLKVVLAEDHSRPVTNLQVWFHVGSKDEKTGRTGFAHLFEHLMFRGSKNVGPEEHMRYVREAGGQVNAYTSFDQTVYWETFPSNYLERMLWLEADRLSSLDVSDANFKKEREVVKEERRLRFENPPYGLIFEDVLAKTYTQYPYKHLPIGSMEDLNKATVEDVKEFHDLFYVPNNATIVAVGDFDAKEAIALIDKHFSSIPKGKPIPRVTATEPVQTAARETTIKYKNVPLDAVVSAYHLPPLGHPDSYALEIASSILSTGQSSRLYKRLVYDEQSAVAAQGEGLFLEGPSVFFGFAVVNQGKNIKEVSNSLEYTFQEMTEKPVTDEELAKAKNQTIAGFIIGREGVQAKADFLGKCSVLLGDPERYNTELENYRKVTAADVLRVAKKYLAKSNQTKLWVYPEAEAPKTPEPKQ
- a CDS encoding class II aldolase/adducin family protein, encoding MLKTEQELREDIVQIGRLVFEKGWIAANDGNISIRLDSGRVLCTPTNISKGMLAKDDLIICDMAGNKLSGAKAPTSELAMHLLIYEMRPDIQAVVHTHPPVSTGFAATGRALNQAILPEVVIGLGCVPLAEYGLPGTSALTEPLKPYIPRYDAILMANHGVVCYGPDVFSAYFRMETVEHYARIALVAELLGGAKALPRIEVDKLYESRTRYGVNARSTLEAGCPLAAEDIPSGSPVRSNGKFEVTREELIALVEEVLRSRGVA
- a CDS encoding EutN/CcmL family microcompartment protein, with translation MQLGRVVGCVWSSVKNLGLTGQRLLIVQPVKADLSLTGRAIICTDCTGAGSGELIYWVRGKEASFPFTDAEVPSDATIVGIVDELNLGKPRTEEHL
- a CDS encoding iron-sulfur cluster assembly scaffold protein; this translates as MYSEQLLEHFQNPRNAGVLPDPALTVNVENPACGDRLRLSARVEDGVVTAAMFQVRGCTASIACGSALTVWLTGRRVDEVSRCKGSEIAAAVEGLVGGLANESKHAALLMADGVAGLIRAARAS
- a CDS encoding EutN/CcmL family microcompartment protein, giving the protein MTLGRVVGTIVATRKDPRLEGHKLLIIKPVTPDGKDEAGYLVAIDTVSAGFRELVITVAGSSARMAEGCKDKPVDCVIVGIVDNVSMDTGR
- a CDS encoding EutN/CcmL family microcompartment protein produces the protein MLIARVIGDITATQKHPSHEGKKLLLVQPLDLDGSHRGMPVIAVDSVSAGIGDRVLLVQDGFAAFTTVGLKIAPIDSAVIGVIDHIQLDLGLDAVAPEPAPAPAEPRPAAKKQPKKNRAQ
- a CDS encoding (deoxy)nucleoside triphosphate pyrophosphohydrolase gives rise to the protein MIVVAGVLQQDGKLLIGQRMAKDRHGLKWEFPGGKVEVGETPKQALRRELREELGIEAVIGPEIARYEHSAQGRPPLILLFHKVDTYTGEPQPKTFEQILWETPAVLPDYDFLDGDLDFVRRIARGRISQLR
- the eutM gene encoding ethanolamine utilization microcompartment protein EutM produces the protein MGDALGMVECRGLVSMVEAADAMVKAANVNLVGWEKIGSGYVTALVRGDVAAVRAATDAGAAAARRVGELVAVHVIPRPHPSLEAILPIGKSSK